One segment of Vulcanisaeta thermophila DNA contains the following:
- a CDS encoding DNA replication protein DnaD: MAVYLVLDEQTGLLIFLFFIILLAWKPETLPVIARELGRWYREARRVIDGFTRELMQYNSEIRGSINSSISDVRAQVRQALTLDPDIVRIAKTLGISTEGKTKEELVSEILKRLGEFNNKQG, from the coding sequence GTGGCTGTTTACTTAGTACTTGATGAGCAGACTGGACTCCTAATCTTCCTATTCTTCATAATATTACTGGCATGGAAGCCCGAAACCCTACCCGTAATAGCCAGGGAGTTGGGTAGGTGGTATAGGGAGGCCAGGAGGGTTATTGATGGCTTCACTAGGGAATTAATGCAGTACAATAGTGAGATTCGCGGCAGTATTAATAGTAGCATCAGTGATGTTAGGGCCCAGGTGAGGCAAGCGTTAACCCTGGACCCAGACATAGTTAGGATTGCAAAAACCCTGGGCATAAGCACTGAGGGTAAGACGAAGGAGGAATTGGTGAGTGAGATATTAAAGAGATTGGGCGAGTTTAATAATAAGCAGGGC